Within the Sarcophilus harrisii chromosome 2, mSarHar1.11, whole genome shotgun sequence genome, the region CCAAAACTACCTCCTTTGCATACATAGGCAAATTAATTTAatccagtctcagtttcctcaactataatatGACAATTATAACACCTGGAGTaagcaaaacactttgcaaaccttaaagtgttctTTCTAATGatgctgatatttatataatactattccttaatagaatagaaagaaataagtatttattaagtttctactacgagccaaacactttacaaatagtaactcatttaatcctcatgacaGCCCTGGAAGGTAAAGACAATAATAATCCccatttttaaatgagcaaactgaagcacaCAGAGATTAAATTACCTGCCCAGGGTCGCTCTGCTATTATGTGTCTGAAGTAGcgtttgaattctgatcttcctccttccaggctcagcactctatctacttagTTGCCAATAGGCAGGAATAAGAGAAAACTTTGTAGGGATAGGACAGCAGTTTTTAAATAGCTGAATGGGATGTGCtttgagacaaagaaaagagCTGTTTTCTTTGGCTGGATAACTTCCAAATGGATACATGCAGGACCAGGACCCTAGTGGAGGCCCCGAATCCCTGCCATTCTATGATGATTCTCCACCTTTGAAACTGTAGCCAAGTAGATTTCTTGCTGGGGAAAGCTGTGGCTACACAGTGCCATgaactctctgtgtgtgtgtgtgtgtgtgtgtgtgtgtgtgtgtgtgtgtgtgtgtgtttgtgcgtGTGTGTTGTAGGTACTGGTTATATACATCCTCACCTATCTCTGGTAGTTCAATGGccagctttttcttcttctcaggcCTCTTGGTTTTCAGCCCAATCTTCTACAAGCTCTTCTACAATCTTCTACATTACTCTCATACTCAGACAATTCCATGTTTTGTCAAATCTTCAAACTATTCTGTATTCATCCAAAGAATTTTctcaagaaaaccataaaaataaaaactataggTTTAACTTCCCATTGACTTCTTCTAGCTTAGGCTGCCCAGAAGATGGTCATAGAATGAAAGGATCGTGGATTAGAGCCAAAAAGGATCCCAGGGGCCTGAGTATGACCCtctatcttgccaagaaaaccccaaatggggtcaaaagtTGAATATGACTAAAACAAGAAGGAATCATaacatgggttttttttttttttaagcaccagacttgaagtcagaagactatGATTTCAATCTAAGTTCTgtcacttattggctgtgtgatcctgagcaaggtACTTAATTTAAGCCTCAGcttccttctttctaaaatagGCATTAATATCTAGTCCACAGGGCTTTTTGGAGGAGAACACTATAAAACTGTAAgagtttataaaaatatgaatgacTTTGTTGAAATTTAAATTTGCATATTAACTTAccagtaaaaatgaaataagataaagGCTACATCTTTATAATAGGGCTAGAGAAAAGAGGCTACAGCTATTAGATGAGATGCATTAAAAatgcagcaagaaaaaaaagacaaaaaatgtttACCTAAGGGTATAGTGACTATAACATGATGAGCTGGGAACTTCTCTCCTTCTTCACATTCTAGCAGTACTGGAAATGTCTCTCCTGGAAAATTTTCATGTTTGTAGGAGTTATTCCAGTGAATGGTCTTTACTGGTTTGTTAAACAGTATAACATTTTTCGGCAAAGAAGTCATCATGCAGTTTGTAAGACCGTCATACCCCCTAGGAGAGTTATGATACAAGTCAGAATTTTTTCCAGCAGAACCAAACAGCTgaagctcatttttaaaattgtcccAATAAAGCAAAACTATGTAATTGTAATAACCAAACTTAGTTCTGGAAGAGTTGAGCAAATGAACTTTCCTCCCTTCATTGCAGGGTAGGGAATTCTGGGTAGGAatatcatatgtatataatatatacatacatatatatatacacacacactgtCAGATAAAGTTGAGTCATCAATTGATAGGCAGCACtaaattgcttctttcttttattttttaaaaatgttataaggAAAGACTTGTCAGACAAGGGAAGATGAAAGACTGTTCAATAATGAGTGTATTATAAAAGAAGcatcagtaaaaagaaaaaatatataaagaaattgttctcaattctcaaaaaaaaaatcttctgaggCAGGAGCTCTTTTAGCAAGAAAGAAACACCAACTTCTGAGGTTTTCTATACAATCTAACTTCTGGGTCTAATTTCTGAAGTCTCATATTAGATCTATCATCTTTATTCCTAGGAGTTTCACACAGAGATGACAAGAGAAGTCAGGTAAAAAGTAAAACACTGATCATGCTCCTAAATGGGCTCAGTCTGGAGAATTCAATTACTTTATCCAGATTAGcaaatttatatatcttttccccttttatctaaGTGAGAGAGACCTCAGCAATTGACTGGcaaagggtggggggaagttTCTTTGGACAAACAGAGTTgggaaggaatggagagagagagagcaatgcTCAGgaacagaaaaatggaaatgtgACTCATTTTAAAATCCTCTTACACTTCTCCCACCCCTATCCTGCCTCCCCGCAGATTTTGAGCAAAATCTGGCAAAAACCAGAATCAAGCTGGTGTTCCTCTAACAAGTATGAGTCACAGGGCACCCTTAACCGGGTCAAACCATTATAAATGAATTCTTCAGGCCAAAGTTTGGGTGCACATTAGGATAGAGAACCCACTTACTCAGAAAAGGTGCAATCCAGCCCTGGCAGGGTGGCGTATTCCCCAAATGATCCGAGGGCCACCAGATCCATACTGTGGCTCCCACTCACACAGCACTCTAGGTTAAAGAAGGTTTTCAGGACGGACAGTTTGAGCTGCTTGGTTGCTTCATCCTCTGTCCAATCAAACATGTGCCGAGAAATCTCCTTCTTCAGGTACTCGCCCACGCTGGGGACAGGGGTCTCTGCCACGTGGAGGAACTCTCGAGTTTGGTCTAACAGAGTATAAAACAGATTAGACATGTCTTCTACCAGCTTGAGATTCACGCTTTTGCCAGAGctggagagggacagagagggcAGACCAGGGTGGCCCCCAACCTCAATCAGCTGATTTTCCTCCGACATCTCTTTCTCCCCCAGCAGGCCATACTCTAAAGCCAGCTGGAAGACGGGGTTGTTCTTGGAGGGCCCGTGGATCCAGTGTGCCCCGATCTCAATCACACCACCTGAGGGAGTGGAAGGAAAGTGGGGACAAAGGTCACGTCTGGATGCGATTGCCTGCCTCCCCCGCCTTGCGGAACTTGACCTTCCTTCTCCGGGCGCCCTCTAGCCCGTGCCCTTCCCGCCCGCGGAAATGCCCCCCCCCGGGATGCCGGGCGGGCACTGCCCCTggtaggcctcagtttcctcccctgtaagcAGGGCTGGACTCCATGATTCCCACGGTCCTTCCCGGCTCTACGCGGAGGGCCCCGGGCCCACTGTCACCGTGCAGTCAGGGGGATGCTCTGGGTGACCCCTAAGGAGCCTTCTCCTGTGGTCCTTCGGGTGACCGGGGGCTAGGGTCCTTCACCCCCATCCCGAGGGCCCCCGCTTCAGCTCCCGGTTTCTATCAGAAGCGGCGGGCAGGGGTTTCCCGGCCTAGGGAAAAGGTCTCCGGGGTGGGGGCGTAGGTTACCGAAGGCGGGCTGCGAGCGGATGCGACCCCCGCAGCGGTCAGTGGCCTCCAGGAGCCGCAGGTTCCGGAAGCCCGGGTGCCGGCAGAGCCGCTGCGCCGCCCCGAGCCCCGCGATGCCGCCGCCGACTACCACCACGAGGTGGTTCGACAAGGAGGGCCCATCTTTGCCGCCGCTCTTGTCCATGCCCCTCGCCAGTCTGCAGGCTCGGCTGCGCTCCGCTCCCGGGGAGCGGAGCCTCGGAGAGACGCTCGACTGCAGCTTGCCTCTGGTCGGGGACTCCAGCTCCTAACCCCGCCTCCGCTCAGTCCGGAGGCGATAACCCAGCCCCTGCCCGCCCACGCTCCCCGATCCCGCCCCTGCCAGGCTCCGGCTCCGCCTTCGTCCTGACCACGCCCCCTTCCGCTTCGGCCCAGCAAGTCAGAGCTCAGTTCTCGCTCCGCCCCTCCTCCAACAGGGGCTCGCCCTCCGGCCTCCGCTCTAATCACTTCCCTCCCTCCAATCCTGGCCCCACCTCCGGCCTCCTTAATAAATTCCCCTCCCCTCCAGGCCCCGCTCTAACTCCTCCCTTCCCCGCCTTCGCGTTCTGGCCCCGCCCTTCTCGCGCTCCTCCAACTCCAGTTGTGAAGTCTTTCGGTCTTGTCCCACTCTACGTGTCCGCGGGGTTTCCCTGGCAGACcgtggagtgctttgccatttccctctccgtCGAGCCTCCATTTTGCCCTTTCCCCGGTCCTTTCCCATCCAGACCCCACCTCTGACCTCTCCTCAAATCCTCCCTCTCCAGATCCGATGCCAGCTCGGCTCGAACAGCCAACTCCTTTCCTGCTTCTCCCCAACTTAACCTGAGCACTACCCAATTCCTGTCCGGTCCAGgccctgccccctccctcccAGGCCCCGCTCCCCCCCGGGTCTCCCTCCACGCCCGGGCTCTTTGGCTCCTTCTCTGCCCCAGTTCTAACCCCCACCCCAGACTCGGGCGCGGTCGGCTCTCTGCCTCTGCCCCGCAGTTGGATCCATGTGTGGTCAGTCACCCCGCCGCATCCTCCCACTTGTGGGAGAGCAGGCTCCTCCAGGTCCCTCCTCGTGCCCTGGTGGGAGGTTCTAGCTCCGCCCCGCCCCAGCCGTGACAGCTGGAGCCCTGGCTCTTATCAGTCACTCAGAcatcctccctcccaccctcatTCCCCAGTCCATATCTGGGAATCAGCCACACCAAACAGCAAAAAGGCTGGGCCTGAGCCTCTGAAGCTGCCTGGGACGGCGGAGGTCTGCGGGATGCTGCagggggtagggggtggggacAGGGATTTGCTAGATGCACCCGGGGGAGTTGTGGAGAGGAGCTTAATCATACAGAGTGGGAAGATTGTCCCAGCTGCCCGCTCCCTCCCTCCAAGAAGAAAAGAACTCGAATAAAGCTTATTCTGCATTGTCTCCTTCTGAGTTTGTGCTTCCTAACCCTCACCAATCTCAGTTACTGATATCCACCCAAAACAC harbors:
- the PAOX gene encoding peroxisomal N(1)-acetyl-spermine/spermidine oxidase isoform X1, whose product is MDKSGGKDGPSLSNHLVVVVGGGIAGLGAAQRLCRHPGFRNLRLLEATDRCGGRIRSQPAFGGVIEIGAHWIHGPSKNNPVFQLALEYGLLGEKEMSEENQLIEVGGHPGLPSLSLSSSGKSVNLKLVEDMSNLFYTLLDQTREFLHVAETPVPSVGEYLKKEISRHMFDWTEDEATKQLKLSVLKTFFNLECCVSGSHSMDLVALGSFGEYATLPGLDCTFSEGYDGLTNCMMTSLPKNVILFNKPVKTIHWNNSYKHENFPGETFPVLLECEEGEKFPAHHVIVTIPLGVLKEQMEILFNPPLPSRKAEVINSMGFGTNNKIFLEFEEPFWEVDCQQIQVVWEDASPFVDFEDELKDIWFKKLIGFLVLPPLESTYVLCGFIAGLESEFMETLSDEEVLSSLTQVLRRVTGNPQLPGPRSVLRSRWHSAPYTRGSYSYVAVGSSGEDIDTLAQPLPTDSSSPQLQILFAGEATHRTYYSTTHGALLSGWREADRLISLYDLECQQKFKP
- the PAOX gene encoding peroxisomal N(1)-acetyl-spermine/spermidine oxidase isoform X2, translating into MDKSGGKDGPSLSNHLVVVVGGGIAGLGAAQRLCRHPGFRNLRLLEATDRCGGRIRSQPAFGGVIEIGAHWIHGPSKNNPVFQLALEYGLLGEKEMSEENQLIEVGGHPGLPSLSLSSSGKSVNLKLVEDMSNLFYTLLDQTREFLHVAETPVPSVGEYLKKEISRHMFDWTEDEATKQLKLSVLKTFFNLECCVSGSHSMDLVALGSFGEYATLPGLDCTFSEGYDGLTNCMMTSLPKNVILFNKPVKTIHWNNSYKHENFPGETFPVLLECEEGEKFPAHHVIVTIPLGVLKEQMEILFNPPLPSRKAEVINSMGFGTNNKIFLEFEEPFWEVDCQQIQVVWEDASPFVDFEDELKDIWFKKLIGFLVLPPLESTYVLCGFIAGLESEFMETLSDEEVLSSLTQVLRRVTVSFILENAQSLK